In Trifolium pratense cultivar HEN17-A07 linkage group LG7, ARS_RC_1.1, whole genome shotgun sequence, a genomic segment contains:
- the LOC123896125 gene encoding uncharacterized protein LOC123896125 produces MSNLPDIAQAFATYVAGVCDGGGESSMGASQHSDRSTFEAMTHRYDKLHVDVRSNAMLTKTCYMEYDPMNRRGVLPGIYARCIGSVIGNTVILQDTNLNQIQVVVERDKLGVYLTHGWSRLRDFYKIDAGAWVVLTFVNPFLFHIKLINITGVPITCPLANPPYKLMLEEGFQTGTWDAPIPFFVMPTVYTHRLEKTLTAADVTSGNLTLFWGGFCKDALPHEQTKLTLIDWIGNTWKECDLLFDDSTKTTCKIAGQWNSICKIHHLADGVVVKFGVTQASNNKVIYFKLAPFIGVRTTLHAPSKSGDRKFIHQTQHYFML; encoded by the exons ATGTCCAACCTACCAGATATTGCTCAGGCGTTCGCCACCTACGTGGCTGGTGTGTGCGATGGTGGCGGTGAGAGTAGCATGGGTGCTTCCCAACACTCGGATCGAAGTACTTTTGAAG CTATGACGCACCGGTATGATAAGCTTCATGTTGATGTAAGGTCTAATGCTATGTTGACCAAAACATGCTATATGGAGTATGATCCAATGAAT AGGCGAGGAGTATTACCAGGGATTTATGCGCGCTGTATTGGATCTGTGATTGGCAACACTGTGATTTTGCAGGACACTAACCTCAACCAAATCCAGGTTGTTGTTGAAAGGGATAAGTTGGGAGTCTATTTAACTCATGGCTGGTCTCGCTTGCGAGATTTCTATAAGATTGATGCTGGTGCTTGGGTTGTTCTTACATTCGTTAATCCTTTCCTTTTCCATATCAAGCTTATAAATATTACTGGAGTCCCCATCACTTGCCCTCTCGCTAATCCTCCTTATAAGCTCATGTTAGAAGAAGGTTTCCAGACAGGTACTTGGGATGCACCCATACCTTTCTTCGTAATGCCAACTGTCTACACACATAGGCTTGAAAAAACACTAACTGCTGCTGATGTCACAAGTGGGAATCTG ACACTTTTCTGGGGTGGCTTTTGCAAAGATGCACTTCCTCATGAGCAGACTAAACTGACATTGATTGACTGGATTGGGAACACTTGGAAGGAGTGCGATCTTCTATTTGATGATTCTACAAAGACCACTTGCAAAATTGCTGGACAGTGGAATAGCATATGTAAGATCCATCATCTTGCTGACGGTGTGGTCGTCAAATTTGGTGTCACCCAGGCTTCCAACAACAAGGTCATATACTTTAAGCTCGCTCCTTTCATTGGCGTCCGAACAACCCTACATGCTCCTTCCAAATCTGGTGACAGAAAGTTCATCCATCAAACTCAGCATTATTTTATGCTTTAG
- the LOC123896126 gene encoding protein ALP1-like, which translates to MKHIIGSERCYDIIRMGPKAFLNLCTLLRDHGGLTHTRGASIEEQVAKFLHIVGHNVRNRVMSFFFRRSGETVSRHFHRVLDALIELEDKFLKQPDGTQVPPEILNNNRFYPYFKDCIGAIDCTHVRVKVPIELAPRYRGRKYYPTQNVLAACSFDLKFTYVLVGWEGAASDSRIVKSALTRRYPLKVPQGKYYLADAGFPLKPCLITPYRGERYHLQEYSRNPPRNPRELFNNRHSSLRMSIECAFGVLKKRFPILQTSTEPTYGIKTQNKIIIACCILHNYLMSEDPNQNLIDEVRHELTIESGLQEGHQAQRENNDDTARAELVRDNVVGSMWITY; encoded by the exons ATGAAACATATAATAGGTAGTGAGCGATGTTACGATATAATTCGTATGGGTCCCAAAGCTTTCTTAAACTTATGCACCTTATTACGGGATCATGGTGGTCTTACACATACACGAGGAGCATCTATTGAGGAACAGGTAGCAAAATTTCTTCACATAGTCGGACATAATGTCAGAAATCGTGTGATGTCCTTCTTTTTTCGACGCTCGGGTGAAACTGTTAGTCGTCATTTTCATAGAGTCTTAGATGCTTTGATAGAATTGGAGGATAAGTTTTTGAAACAACCAGATGGGACACAAGTGCCTCCAGAGATACTTAACAACAATAGGTTCTACCCATATTTTAAG GACTGTATTGGAGCAATTGATTGTACACATGTGCGAGTTAAAGTTCCAATAGAGCTTGCACCTAGATACCGAGGTAGAAAATATTACCCTACACAAAATGTATTGGCCGCTTGCTCATTTGACTTGAAATTTACGTACGTTTTGGTTGGATGGGAAGGAGCGGCATCGGATTCAAGAATAGTAAAAAGTGCTTTGACACGTCGGTATCCCCTTAAAGTCCCACAag GAAAATATTATCTTGCTGATGCAGGATTTCCTTTAAAGCCATGTCTCATCACACCTTACAGGGGAGAACGTTACCACTTACAAGAATATTCTAGAAATCCACCTCGCAACCCTCGTGAATTGTTCAACAACCGACATTCGTCGTTACGGATGTCTATTGAATGTGCATTTGGAGTATTGAAGAAGAGATTTCCAATTCTACAAACTTCAACTGAACCTACATATGGAATtaaaactcaaaataaaatcatcatTGCTTGTTGTATCTTACATAATTATTTGATGAGTGAAGACCCTAATCAAAATCTAATAGACGAGGTGCGTCACGAGCTCACAATTGAAAGTGGTCTGCAAGAGGGACATCAAGCTCAAAGAGAAAACAATGATGATACCGCTAGAGCAGAGTTAGTTAGGGATAATGTTGTTGGTTCAATGTGGATAACTTACTAA
- the LOC123895287 gene encoding UBP1-associated protein 2C, whose protein sequence is MQTIMDPTKKRKLDENGFGGEADHLKLSPSEARKVIERFTPDQLIDILRDAVVRHPDVLSAARAVADTDISQRKLFIRGLGWDTTTEGLRSLFSTYGELEEAIVILDKVTGKSKGYGFVTFRHVDGALLALREPSKRIDGRVTVTQLAVAGNSGSNTNAADIALRKIYVSNVPPDLAGDKLLAHFSIYGEIEEGPLGFDKQTGRSKGFALFVYKTPEGAQAALLEPVKNVEGRQLNCKLAITDGGKQQGMRGGPDGVQGRGNAHGNGMGMTSAPGPGAGQYGGSVGIGSYGGFSGGHQGQPPMGNHPLNSSVGVGLSSVGNQAPSSMGGTDGYGGGHYGGYGGPAATGFGGSGGGGAYGGGVSGGGGGYGGGGSGVTGAGTGGGLGSAGGSVGLASLYRLPSSGGMQAGGYPDSGHYSSSGYHNQHPPPAVASPVPRVQPGSMYPNVPPYY, encoded by the coding sequence atGCAAACGATCATGGATCCCACCAAAAAGCGCAAGCTTGACGAGAACGGTTTCGGTGGAGAAGCTGATCACCTAAAGCTCTCCCCATCTGAAGCCCGCAAGGTCATCGAGCGATTCACCCCTGACCAGCTAATCGACATCCTCCGAGACGCCGTCGTCCGCCATCCAGATGTTCTCTCCGCCGCTCGTGCAGTTGCAGACACTGACATCTCCCAACGCAAGCTATTCATCCGCGGCCTTGGCTGGGACACCACTACTGAAGGTCTCCGCTCACTCTTTTCAACCTACGGTGAACTCGAGGAAGCTATCGTGATCCTCGACAAGGTCACCGGGAAGTCAAAGGGTTACGGCTTTGTCACCTTCCGCCACGTGGACGGAGCCCTACTCGCACTCCGTGAGCCTAGCAAACGCATCGATGGACGCGTAACTGTCACGCAGCTGGCCGTAGCAGGGAATTCAGGCTCCAACACCAATGCAGCTGACATTGCGCTCCGTAAAATATATGTGTCCAACGTGCCGCCAGATCTCGCAGGAGATAAGCTTCTAGCCCATTTCTCAATTTATGGAGAGATTGAGGAGGGCCCTTTGGGCTTTGATAAACAGACAGGAAGGTCGAAAGGGTTTGCTCTTTTTGTCTATAAGACTCCGGAGGGGGCACAGGCTGCACTATTGGAGCCCGTCAAGAATGTAGAGGGGCGGCAGTTAAATTGCAAGCTGGCAATAACAGATGGGGGGAAACAGCAAGGGATGCGTGGTGGGCCGGACGGGGTTCAAGGTCGTGGGAATGCTCATGGAAACGGCATGGGGATGACTTCTGCACCTGGGCCTGGGGCGGGTCAATACGGTGGTTCTGTTGGTATTGGTTCCTATGGAGGGTTTTCTGGTGGACACCAGGGTCAGCCTCCAATGGGTAACCATCCTCTGAATTCGTCTGTTGGTGTTGGTTTGTCTTCTGTGGGGAATCAGGCTCCGTCTTCAATGGGTGGTACCGATGGATATGGTGGTGGTCATTATGGGGGTTATGGTGGGCCTGCTGCAACAGGTTTTGGCGGTAGTGGTGGTGGCGGTGCTTATGGCGGAGGAGTTAGTGGTGGTGGCGGTGGTTATGGTGGAGGAGGTAGTGGTGTGACTGGTGCGGGTACTGGTGGTGGACTTGGCTCTGCTGGAGGTAGTGTTGGACTTGCTTCCCTGTATAGATTACCAAGTTCAGGTGGAATGCAAGCTGGTGGGTATCCTGACAGTGGACACTACAGTTCATCGGGTTATCACAATCAGCATCCTCCTCCTGCTGTAGCATCGCCGGTACCAAGGGTTCAACCTGGTTCCATGTATCCAAATGTGCCCCCTTACTACTAA